TCGTTTTTGTTTTCCTGACAAAGCCTTAGGAGATTTCGCCAGAGGCTTGCACGCAAGCGCCAGGAAAACGGCGCTGCCAGGGCGTCAAAACAGCTTGAGAACGCCTTTCAACTCCGTAAAATGCCGCGATTGTTTAAGGCTCGATACTTTTCAGGGACGAATTCATACATGCGTGTGTTTGCCGTATTGCTCGTGGCCTGCCTTATGGCGGGCTGTGCTTCCAAGCCGGATTACTACATCTCCCCGGCGCCTGTGACCATTCCCAAGACTGCGACCTACTGGCTCGACACCTTCGACGTCGAGGTGGTGGGCAAGAACGAGCGCTTCCTGCCGGATGACAAAGTGCGCCAGCAACTCGGTGTCGATCTGGTCGACCGCCTGCTCAAGTCCAAGCGCTACGCCAGCAGCAAGGACAAGGCCGATTACCTGCTGGATGTGAACGTCATCTATACCCGGCGCATACAAGACACCCAAGGCGGTTTCATGACGGCCATCGTCGATGACAAGACCATCCTCGCCAGTGTCGACTTCAACTACCAGGTCAAGATCAAGAAAGCCGGCGCCGAGGTGCTGCATTTCTCTCAAGCTCGCCAAGGGCTGATGCCTGGCGGGTACAAGGGCGACTGGCAGAACATGAAAACCATGGCAGGGGTGCTGACCAATTCCGGCAACTCCAGCGTCGAGACCTTTTACACCGGTTTGTTGAGCCGATTCATCGTTGACGACCTGCGTGGCATTCCGTCCCGCTAGCGTCAGCTGCCGCACCCGTTTTCCCACTTAGGAGCACCCTGTGAAAACACTGTCCAAAATCCTGCTGTCCGGCTTCACCGCCGCAGCGCTGCTGACCGTGGCCGGTTGCGCCACGGAGAGCAACCGCGCCATGCCGGTGGAACAAGTCGCCAGCGCCAACGTCGCCTATTCCGGCGTGCGTGTACCGATTGCCGTGGGCAAGTTCGACAACCGCTCCAGCTACATGCGCGGCATCTTCTCCGACGGTGTTGACCGCCTCGGCGGCCAGGCCAAGACCATCCTGATCACCCACCTGCAGCAGACCAACCGCTTCAGCGTGCTGGACCGCGACAACATGGGCGAGATCTCCCAGGAAGCCGCGATCAAAGGCACTGTGCAGAAACTCAAGGGTGCTGACTACGTGGTGACGGGCGACGTGACCGAGTTTGGCCGCAAAGAAACCGGCGACCGCCAGCTGTTCGGCATCCTTGGCCGTGGCAAGACCCAAGTGGCCTACGCCAAAGTCGCGTTGAACATCGTCAACATCAGCACCTCCGAAGTGGTGTATTCCACCCAGGGCGCCGGTGAGTACGCGCTGTCCAACCGCGAAGTGATCGGCTTCGGCGGCACCGCCAGCTACGACTCCACCCTCAATGGCAAGGTCCTCGACCTGGCCATGCGTGAAGCCATCAACCGCCTTGTCGACGGCATCAACGCCGGCGCATGGAACCCACGCAACTGATCAGCAGCACCTCAAGGAGCAGTACAAGGATGAGCAAGGCAGTCAAGTTGGCGCTGATGCTGACAGCAGTGGCGACGGTCGCCGGGTGCCAGACGGCGCCCCAGCCGCTGTACCAATGGGAAAGCTACCAGCCGCAGGTTTACGAGTACTTCAAGGGCGAGCCCAAGGAGGCGCAGGTCGAGGCGCTGGAGCGGGATCTGCAGAAGATCAACGCCAGTGGCCGCAAGGCCCCGCCGGGTTACCACGCCCACCTGGGCATGCTGTACCTGAGCATGGGCAAGGATGACCAGATGGTGCAGGAATTCCGCACCGAGAAGGCACTGTTCCCTGAGTCTGCCTCGTACATGGACTTTTTGCTGAAAAACGCCAAGACCGGAGTCGCCACTAAATGAGCCTGTTGAAACTCACTGGCGCCTTGCTGGCCCTGGCCTTGCTCGGCGGTTGCGCAGCCCCCAAGACCATTGATTACACGGCCTACAAACAAGCACGACCGAAGTCGATCCTGGTCCTGCCGCCGATCAATGAATCGCCGGAAGTACAGGCGTCCTACAGCATGGTCTCGCAAGTGACCTACCCGTTGGCCGAAGCCGGCTACTACGTGTTGCCGATTGCCCTGGTGGACGAAACCTTCCGCCAGAACGGCCTGACCACCGCCAACGATATCCAGGCGGTGCCACCGGCGAAGCTGCATGACATCTTTGGTGCGGATTCGGCGCTGTACATCACCGTGACCAATTACGGCACCAAGTACATGCTGATCTCCAGCGACACCTCCGTGACGGCCTCGGCCAAACTGGTCGACCTGCGCACCGGCACCACCCTGTGGACCGGCTCGGCGCATGCGTCCAGCGAGGAAGGCAACAACAACGGCGGCGGCATCGTCGGCATGCTGATCACGGCGGCGGTCAAGCAAGTGATCAACAGTTCTACCGACGCGGCGCATCCGATTGCCGGTATCACCAGTGCGCGCCTGCTGTCGCCGGGCCAGCGCGCGGGGATCCTGTACGGTCCGCGTAACCCGAAATACGGCACTGACTGATTGAACGGTTCGGCGGGGCAGGTGTTTCTGTCCCGCCGAACGGTTTAACCCGAACAGCCAGCGCCTTGCGTCTGACCTTGTGAACGGATCATTCATTCACGAGGTTCAGCCCATGTCCCGTCCTCTGCTCTTCCTGCGTCCTGCTGCCCAGGGCTTTGCCGTTACCTTGCTGGTGACGCTGGCCGGTTGTGGGCTGTCCTCTTCCCACGATGTGGCCAAGCCTGACGAAGCGGCGCCAGTCTCCGAGCTGCAAAGCGCTCCAGTGCAAGGCGCGCTGGTTAAACGCATGCCGATGCCTGCACCTTTGAGCGCACGAAGGGTGATGCAGGAGTCCGTGGCAATGGACTACCGCAGCGAACCCCGCGAACAGTACGAAAACCTACCGGACAACCCGGTGCATCGCGTGGCTGAAACGCCGGTTTCAACCTTCAGCGTGGATGTCGACACCGGCAGCTACGCCAACGTAAGACGCTTCCTCAACCAAGGCAGCCTGCCGCCCGAAGGCGCTGTACGACTGGAGGAAATGGTCAACTACTTCCCCTACCACTACGCGCTGCCCACCGACGGCTCGCCCTTTGGCGTAACCGCCGAAGTGGCCGCCACACCGTGGAACCCTCACACCCAGTTGCTGCGCATCGGCATCAAGGCCTCCGACCGCGCCGTGGCGCAATTGGCGCCGGCCAACCTGGTGTTCCTGGTGGACGTATCCGGCTCCATGGACCGTCGCGAAGGTTTGCCGCTGGTCAAAAGCACCCTGAAACTGCTGGTTGATCAATTGCGCGATCAAGACCGTGTTTCTTTGGTGGTCTACGCCGGGGAGTCCCGTGTAGTGCTCAAGCCTACTTCGGGTCGTGACAAAGAGAAGATCCGCAACGCCATCGACCAACTCACTGCCGGCGGTTCAACGGCGGGTGCGTCGGGTATTGAGCTGGCCTACCAGATGGCCCGCGAAGGGTTTATCGACAAGGGCATCAACCGCATCCTGCTGGCCACCGACGGTGACTTCAACGTGGGTATCAGCGACTTCGACAGCCTCAAGCAAATGGCGGTTGAGCAGCGTAAAAGCGGCGTTTCCCTGACCACCCTCGGCTTTGGTGTGGATAACTACAACGAACATCTGATGGAACAGCTGGCCGATGCGGGCGACGGTAACTACGCCTACATCGACAACCTGCGCGAAGCGCGCAAAGTACTGGTGGACCAACTCAGTTCGACCCTGGCGATCGTGGCCCGTGACGTGAAATTGCAGGTGGAATTCAACCCGGCGCGCGTCAGCGAATATCGCCTGCTGGGCTATGAAAACCGCGCCTTGAAGCGTGAGGACTTCAACAACGACAAGGTCGACGCGGGTGAAGTCGGGGCCGGGCATACGGTCACTGCGCTGTACGAAATTGTGCCCAAGGGCGAGAAGGGTTGGCTGGAGCCCTTGCGCTACGCTGCTGCGCCGGCCGCCGAGGATAAATCCACTGAGCTGGCGATGCTGCGTGTGCGCTACAAGCCGGCGGCGGGTGGCGACAGCCAGTTGATCGAGCAGCCCATCAGCGCTGTGTCGAGCAAGGCCAGCGATGACCTGCGTTTCGCCGCCGCAGTGGCGGCCTTCGCTCAACAACTCAAGGGCGATGGCCGCTACACTGGCAGCATGAGCCTGCAGGACACCGCCGCACTGGCCCGCTCGGCCCGAGGCGACGACCCCTTCGGGCTGCGTAATGAGTTTGTGCAACTGGTGGAATTGGCCCAGAGCCTTAAACCTGTGGCCAAACCGTGAATAAAGGGAGTTAGCCGTCGATATGCCCGCTCCAGACGTCCTACCCAGCGACGAATCACTGCTGGCCCGATACCGAACCGGCGACAGCGCCGCGTTCGAAGCCTTGTACGCCCGGCACCGCCAGGGCCTGTACCGATTCCTTGTGTCCTTGAGCAACAAGACCGAACTGGCCGAGGAAATCTACCAGGAAACCTGGCTCAGCCTGATCCGCAGCGCCACCCAGCCACAAGGCCGGGCGAGTTTTCGTACTTGGTTGTTCCAGATCGCCCGCAATCGCCTGATCGATTACTGGCGCAAGCACGGCATCCACAACCCGCTGCACGACAGCTACGACGAGCAACTGCACGCCCAGGCCGACGACAGTGCCGGCCCCGAGCAGCAGCTGAGCCTGAGTCGCGACCAGGCGCGGCTCGACGCTGCGCTGCAAGACCTGCCCGAGGACCAGCGCGAAGTCTTCCTGCTGCGCCTGCACGGCGACCTCGAAGTGCCGCAAATCGCCGCCCTCACTGGCGCCCCGCTGGAAACCGTCAAAAGCCGCCTGCGTTACGCCCAGCAGAAACTGCGCCGCCTGCTGGCCGAGGAGATACCCGCATGACCGACTCCCGACACACCCCGGACCCCGACGACATGCTGCTCCAGCACATGCGTCAACACAGCACCGGCGAGCCGCCCGCGTCCCTCGACGCCTTCATCCTCAACACCGCCCGCCGCGAAGCCCCGGCACCGCAACCGAACCTGTGGCAACGCTGGCTGCAAGCCTGCCAACGGCCACGCTGGCAAATGGCATTCGCCACGGTTGCAAGCTTGGCGCTGATGATCGGCGTGGTGATGCGCTCACCTGTGCCGCAACCCGAAATCTCCACAGCGACCTTCTCCGCGCTGCATGAGCAAGCCGCGCCTGCCGCTGCGCCGCCAATGTCCGCACCTGCGCCCGTGGCCCGACTGGCCATCGCGCCCAATGCCGAACGTGCGCAAGTTATGGGATCGATGGCGGATGAGTCGAGCGCCAAGCTGAGTAAGCGCGCGCCGGTGGCGTTGCCTTCGTTGGAGGAGGGGCTGCAGGAAATCATCAACCTGCGTGACGTTGGGGAGACCAGAGCGGCAGATGAGAAGCTGTTGGCCCTGCATCAGCGCTTTCCGGAGGTGGACTTGCCGGCGCGGTTGGAGGCGTTGCAGAAACACTGAATCGTCGCCCACAAAAAAGCCCCAGGCCTTTCGACCTGGGGCTTTTTCAGCATATCTGGTGCCCCGGCGCCGTTTGAACCTGTAGGTAGTGTCCCCGTGTTTAAAGGGCTTTGTCTTCTTGTTGTTTCAAAGGGATACACCAGGGGATACACGGCGCTGTCTGCTGGGGTGTTTTTGGCCCGTTTCACGCTGGCTGAAAAAGCCGTCTAAGTTCGTTGTTCCATCCCCGACGAACGGTAACGTCATCACCATCACCATCACCATCACCACTCCTCTGATGGTTCAGTCCATAAGTGGCCCGCTTATCTCGCTCCTCACGTTTGGGGAGTCATCGCCACACTTTTGCGGCGATGGTGCTGGCGCCGTGTAGCAGTTCCACCACACAGAGGCATTCTTGCCAATCCCCCGCGCCAGCACTACCCCGAATCAGGGTAGTGGATGATTAAATGAACGAAAAATTTCCCGAATGCTCAAATTTCATGATAGGAGATGCTGAGCGGTAGTAGTCTGCCGCTGTATCTGGATGTATTCTGCGCTACGTTTTTTGGTGGCAGTATGATGGCGCTCTGATTTGCATCGTTGAGGCTTGTAAGCATTCTCTTACGTCTCATTGAGCCGATTGCTTACCGTCACCAGTCTCCAAATAGACTACGCTGGCCTTACGCCAGAAAAACGCAGGACGGTCGCTCTTTTAAAGAACGGCCGTTTTTTGCCGATGATGTAAATAGACCAAGCACACCAGGGTGGACCAGGAGGGGAAATGCACACTACTAAATCCTCAGCACAGAAACGCAAAGCTTTGTATGAGTCGCTTGTAGGCACCGCTGACACCCAGCGCGAGACTCAGGCTCACAGCCTTCAAGGCTCCAATCGAGATTTCGAGCTTTACAGCGCACTCGATTACTCGATCCAAACCACAGTAGCTACTGATACCAGAGCGATTGCACGGACTGCATAACCCGTATGCCCAACATGAACGATGTACTCCGTGAGATTCAGCAAGAAGCTGGAGCTCACGGAGATGCGGCTGCCGATATCGTCAGGCGTAAATATCTCGCAGCGCTAACCAAGCATACCGGACGCAACACCATTGCTTATTACTCCGGCTTCTTGACCTCGAATCCCAACAATCCTCACCTCTCTGTGAATGATGTCGACAAGAACTCGTTCATGGCGGCTGTGCATGGTTTTGATTTCGAGAAAGGGCTTGATCTGATTCTGCACACCCCTGGTGGTGACATTGGTGCAACTGAATCACTGGTCGATTATCTCCACCAGCTATTCGATAAAAATATTCGGGTGCTTGTGCCGCAGATAGCGATGTCTGCCGGAACAATGATCGCGTGCTCTGCCAAAGAGATCATCATGGGCAAGCAGT
The genomic region above belongs to Pseudomonas azotoformans and contains:
- a CDS encoding CsgG/HfaB family protein, producing the protein MKTLSKILLSGFTAAALLTVAGCATESNRAMPVEQVASANVAYSGVRVPIAVGKFDNRSSYMRGIFSDGVDRLGGQAKTILITHLQQTNRFSVLDRDNMGEISQEAAIKGTVQKLKGADYVVTGDVTEFGRKETGDRQLFGILGRGKTQVAYAKVALNIVNISTSEVVYSTQGAGEYALSNREVIGFGGTASYDSTLNGKVLDLAMREAINRLVDGINAGAWNPRN
- a CDS encoding DUF4810 domain-containing protein, producing the protein MSKAVKLALMLTAVATVAGCQTAPQPLYQWESYQPQVYEYFKGEPKEAQVEALERDLQKINASGRKAPPGYHAHLGMLYLSMGKDDQMVQEFRTEKALFPESASYMDFLLKNAKTGVATK
- a CDS encoding DUF799 domain-containing protein, with protein sequence MSLLKLTGALLALALLGGCAAPKTIDYTAYKQARPKSILVLPPINESPEVQASYSMVSQVTYPLAEAGYYVLPIALVDETFRQNGLTTANDIQAVPPAKLHDIFGADSALYITVTNYGTKYMLISSDTSVTASAKLVDLRTGTTLWTGSAHASSEEGNNNGGGIVGMLITAAVKQVINSSTDAAHPIAGITSARLLSPGQRAGILYGPRNPKYGTD
- a CDS encoding vWA domain-containing protein; translated protein: MSRPLLFLRPAAQGFAVTLLVTLAGCGLSSSHDVAKPDEAAPVSELQSAPVQGALVKRMPMPAPLSARRVMQESVAMDYRSEPREQYENLPDNPVHRVAETPVSTFSVDVDTGSYANVRRFLNQGSLPPEGAVRLEEMVNYFPYHYALPTDGSPFGVTAEVAATPWNPHTQLLRIGIKASDRAVAQLAPANLVFLVDVSGSMDRREGLPLVKSTLKLLVDQLRDQDRVSLVVYAGESRVVLKPTSGRDKEKIRNAIDQLTAGGSTAGASGIELAYQMAREGFIDKGINRILLATDGDFNVGISDFDSLKQMAVEQRKSGVSLTTLGFGVDNYNEHLMEQLADAGDGNYAYIDNLREARKVLVDQLSSTLAIVARDVKLQVEFNPARVSEYRLLGYENRALKREDFNNDKVDAGEVGAGHTVTALYEIVPKGEKGWLEPLRYAAAPAAEDKSTELAMLRVRYKPAAGGDSQLIEQPISAVSSKASDDLRFAAAVAAFAQQLKGDGRYTGSMSLQDTAALARSARGDDPFGLRNEFVQLVELAQSLKPVAKP
- a CDS encoding RNA polymerase sigma factor, translating into MPAPDVLPSDESLLARYRTGDSAAFEALYARHRQGLYRFLVSLSNKTELAEEIYQETWLSLIRSATQPQGRASFRTWLFQIARNRLIDYWRKHGIHNPLHDSYDEQLHAQADDSAGPEQQLSLSRDQARLDAALQDLPEDQREVFLLRLHGDLEVPQIAALTGAPLETVKSRLRYAQQKLRRLLAEEIPA